In Bacteroides coprosuis DSM 18011, the following are encoded in one genomic region:
- a CDS encoding hypothetical protein (KEGG: bfr:BF2741 hypothetical protein~SPTR: Putative uncharacterized protein;~IMG reference gene:2504106563): MKLLKTFVAVALVLVLSSATIVREKDRGVYLFGISSSFMDTIAYFTTIQQLDTVQLTKGGVLPFLPNYSSQLENYVEVMKSNPNQTGTVIYSTSKKKIEKDRTKLLNRYKKKMSHQISIIPIEEFTFSPINPE, from the coding sequence ATGAAACTATTAAAAACATTTGTAGCTGTTGCATTGGTGTTGGTATTATCTTCAGCTACTATAGTGAGAGAAAAAGATAGGGGAGTGTACTTATTTGGAATATCCTCTTCTTTCATGGATACAATAGCTTACTTTACCACTATACAACAACTCGACACAGTGCAGTTGACAAAAGGAGGGGTGTTACCTTTTCTTCCTAACTATAGTTCTCAATTGGAGAATTATGTTGAAGTGATGAAATCTAATCCCAATCAAACAGGAACTGTTATTTATTCTACTAGCAAGAAGAAGATAGAGAAAGATAGAACTAAATTACTGAATAGATATAAGAAAAAGATGAGTCATCAGATATCTATTATTCCTATAGAGGAATTTACCTTTTCTCCTATAAATCCTGAATAA
- a CDS encoding H+transporting two-sector ATPase C subunit (InterPro IPR002379~KEGG: bvu:BVU_3561 V-type ATP synthase subunit K~PFAM: ATPase, F0/V0 complex, subunit C~SPTR: Putative V(Vacuolar)-type Na+-ATP synthase subunit K;~IMG reference gene:2504106576~PFAM: ATP synthase subunit C): MEFNLLIAYLGITLMLSLSGIGSAYGVTIAGNAAIGALKKDDSAFGNFLVLTAFPGTQGLYGFAGYFMFEKIFNVLSPDITTFQAAAVLGAGLTMGLVGLLSAIRQGQICANGIAAIGQGHKVFGNTLILAVFPELYAIVALAAVFLIGGAVA; this comes from the coding sequence ATGGAATTTAATTTGTTAATTGCTTATTTGGGCATAACTTTAATGCTCTCTTTATCAGGAATCGGGAGTGCTTATGGTGTAACCATTGCAGGTAATGCTGCTATTGGTGCATTAAAAAAAGACGACAGTGCTTTTGGTAACTTTCTTGTATTGACAGCTTTTCCTGGTACACAAGGGCTGTATGGTTTTGCTGGTTACTTTATGTTTGAAAAGATTTTCAATGTATTGTCTCCTGATATTACGACATTTCAAGCGGCAGCTGTTTTGGGTGCAGGTTTAACCATGGGTTTAGTCGGATTATTATCAGCTATTCGTCAAGGTCAAATTTGTGCTAATGGTATTGCAGCAATAGGTCAAGGTCACAAAGTGTTTGGTAATACTCTTATTTTAGCTGTATTCCCAGAACTTTATGCTATTGTAGCTCTTGCTGCTGTATTCTTGATTGGTGGTGCTGTTGCATAA
- a CDS encoding hypothetical protein (KEGG: bvu:BVU_3566 hypothetical protein~SPTR: Putative uncharacterized protein;~IMG reference gene:2504106571~PFAM: Protein of unknown function (DUF2764)), translating into MSKYYYLIAGLPELSLEDNKLNYTMASFREELYPELSKNDREIVDLLYLKFDNKNLLILLKDKSAELLQLGLYTKNELLSLIDTVKFGEEKAKGYVPYLITFLDNYFAEKYEDQVLLEDVLTGMYYEYATQSSNEFVKSWFEYNQIINNLLIALAGRKHQIKYQDHILGSDSISKQIRNSSARDFGLSTVLDYLNSLIRLSDEEDLVQREKRIDQMRWKWMEENTFFNYFTIERIFVFLLQVEMIERWLSLDKDEGNKYFREIISSLQNEVQIPAEFRQNK; encoded by the coding sequence ATGAGTAAATACTATTATCTAATTGCTGGATTACCTGAACTTTCTCTCGAAGACAATAAGCTAAATTATACAATGGCTAGTTTTCGAGAAGAATTATATCCTGAGTTATCAAAGAATGACAGAGAGATTGTTGATCTTTTATATTTAAAGTTTGACAACAAAAATCTCTTAATACTTTTAAAGGATAAAAGTGCAGAATTACTTCAGTTAGGGTTATACACTAAAAATGAGCTTTTATCTCTTATCGATACAGTAAAGTTTGGTGAAGAGAAAGCTAAAGGTTACGTTCCTTATTTAATTACCTTCCTAGATAATTATTTCGCAGAGAAATACGAAGACCAAGTACTACTTGAAGATGTTTTGACAGGTATGTATTATGAATATGCAACGCAAAGTTCAAATGAATTTGTGAAAAGTTGGTTTGAATACAATCAAATTATAAACAACTTATTAATTGCTCTAGCTGGTCGTAAGCATCAAATCAAATACCAAGATCATATATTAGGCTCTGATAGCATATCTAAACAGATAAGAAACTCTAGTGCACGTGATTTTGGATTATCTACTGTTCTTGATTATCTCAATTCATTGATACGATTAAGTGATGAGGAAGATTTAGTACAGCGTGAAAAACGTATTGATCAAATGAGGTGGAAATGGATGGAAGAGAATACTTTCTTCAATTATTTTACTATTGAAAGAATATTTGTATTTCTTCTTCAAGTTGAGATGATTGAGAGATGGTTATCTCTAGATAAAGATGAGGGTAATAAATATTTTAGAGAAATAATAAGCTCATTACAAAATGAAGTTCAAATTCCTGCAGAATTTAGACAAAATAAATAA
- a CDS encoding ATP synthase subunit E (KEGG: bth:BT_1301 ATP synthase subunit E~SPTR: ATP synthase subunit;~IMG reference gene:2504106570~PFAM: HrpE protein), whose protein sequence is MENKIQELTDKIYREGVEKANTQADSLLQEAQKKAKKIIDEASEKADSIMKDSERKSEELIENTKSELKLFADQSVNALKSEVTNLLLDEVVSDAVKTTTVNKDFLNEFMLKLAEKWSTQEDIIISTADEKALTDYFSVHAKQLLDKGVSIKQVNGLKTHFSISPKDASYKIDFGDDEFISYFKSFLRPKLIAMLFGDK, encoded by the coding sequence ATGGAAAACAAAATTCAAGAGTTAACGGATAAAATCTATCGTGAAGGTGTTGAAAAGGCGAATACACAAGCTGATAGTTTACTCCAAGAAGCTCAGAAAAAGGCCAAAAAAATAATTGATGAAGCGTCGGAAAAGGCTGACTCAATTATGAAAGACTCTGAGCGCAAGTCTGAGGAGTTGATTGAGAATACAAAATCTGAACTTAAATTGTTCGCAGATCAATCTGTAAATGCTTTAAAGTCTGAAGTTACAAATCTATTATTGGATGAAGTTGTATCTGATGCTGTGAAGACTACTACTGTGAATAAAGATTTTCTCAATGAATTTATGCTAAAGTTGGCTGAGAAATGGTCAACACAAGAAGATATCATTATTTCTACTGCCGATGAAAAGGCATTGACAGATTATTTTAGTGTTCATGCTAAACAACTTTTAGATAAGGGTGTGTCAATTAAACAAGTTAATGGATTGAAGACTCACTTCTCTATATCTCCTAAAGATGCTTCTTATAAAATAGATTTTGGTGATGATGAATTTATTAGTTACTTCAAATCATTTTTACGTCCCAAATTAATAGCAATGCTTTTTGGTGACAAATAA
- a CDS encoding H+transporting two-sector ATPase alpha/beta subunit central region (COGs: COG1155 H+-ATPase subunit A~InterPro IPR004100:IPR000194~KEGG: bfs:BF2747 V-type ATP synthase subunit A~PFAM: ATPase, alpha/beta subunit, nucleotide-binding domain; ATPase, F1/V1/A1 complex, alpha/beta subunit, N-terminal~SPTR: Putative uncharacterized protein;~IMG reference gene:2504106572~PFAM: ATP synthase alpha/beta family, beta-barrel domain; ATP synthase alpha/beta chain, C terminal domain; ATP synthase alpha/beta family, nucleotide-binding domain), translating into MATKGTVNGIIANMVTIVVDGPVAQNEICYITTGSDRLMAEVIKVEGSNAYVQVFESTRGLKIGAPAEFTGHMLEVTLGPGMLSKNYDGLQNDLDKMDGIFLKRGQYTYPLDKESLWEFKPLAKVGDTVIAASWLGEVLENFQRLKIMAPFRLEGEYKVKSIVSEGQYKIDKIIAVLTNEAGDEVNVSMIQRWPVKIPMLNYDEKPRPFKILETGVRVIDTLNPIVEGGTGFIPGPFGTGKTVLQHAISKQAEADIVIIAACGERANEVVEIFTEFPELIDPHTGRQLMERTIIIANTSNMPVAAREASVYTAMTIAEYYRAMGLKVLLMADSTSRWAQALREMSNRMEELPGPDAFPMDISAIISNFYGRAGYVTLKNGKTGSITFIGTVSPAGGNLKEPVTENTKKVARCFYALEQERADRKRYPAVNPIDSYSKYIEYPEFRKYISKKINDKWIGKVDEIKNRLQRGKEISEQINILGDDGVPAEYHVVFWKSELIDFVILQQDAFDEVDAVTSLERQESILDMIIDICHTEFNFDTFSEVMDYFKRMINICKQMNYAKFKSDDYYKFQKELEELIAERKVAEHK; encoded by the coding sequence ATGGCGACAAAAGGAACTGTTAATGGGATTATAGCCAATATGGTAACCATCGTTGTTGATGGCCCTGTTGCTCAAAATGAGATTTGCTATATTACCACTGGTAGCGATAGATTAATGGCCGAAGTAATTAAAGTGGAAGGTTCCAATGCTTATGTTCAGGTCTTTGAGAGTACTCGAGGTCTGAAAATTGGTGCTCCTGCTGAATTTACAGGTCATATGCTAGAGGTTACTTTGGGACCTGGCATGCTTTCAAAGAATTATGATGGATTACAAAATGATCTTGATAAGATGGATGGAATATTCCTTAAGAGAGGTCAGTATACCTATCCTTTAGATAAAGAGAGTTTATGGGAATTTAAACCTTTAGCTAAAGTAGGTGATACAGTAATTGCTGCATCATGGTTAGGTGAAGTATTAGAAAACTTCCAAAGATTAAAGATTATGGCTCCCTTCAGGTTAGAAGGTGAATATAAAGTAAAATCAATTGTTTCGGAAGGTCAATATAAAATTGATAAGATAATAGCAGTATTAACTAATGAAGCAGGTGATGAGGTTAATGTAAGTATGATACAACGTTGGCCAGTAAAGATCCCTATGCTCAATTACGATGAAAAACCAAGACCATTTAAGATTCTAGAAACAGGAGTTCGTGTTATCGATACACTAAATCCTATAGTGGAAGGTGGTACAGGATTTATTCCTGGTCCATTTGGTACCGGTAAAACAGTGCTTCAACATGCTATTTCCAAACAAGCTGAAGCTGATATTGTAATTATTGCAGCTTGTGGTGAGCGTGCAAATGAAGTAGTTGAAATCTTTACTGAGTTTCCAGAGTTGATTGATCCTCATACAGGACGTCAATTGATGGAGCGTACCATTATTATTGCGAATACTTCAAATATGCCAGTAGCTGCTCGTGAAGCATCTGTATATACTGCTATGACAATTGCTGAATACTATAGAGCAATGGGTTTGAAAGTGTTATTAATGGCAGACTCTACTTCTCGCTGGGCTCAGGCATTACGTGAAATGTCTAACCGTATGGAAGAACTGCCTGGACCTGATGCATTCCCTATGGATATTTCTGCAATTATATCAAACTTTTATGGGCGTGCAGGTTATGTAACTCTTAAAAATGGAAAGACAGGTTCCATAACCTTTATAGGTACTGTATCTCCAGCAGGGGGTAACTTGAAAGAACCCGTTACAGAGAATACGAAAAAAGTAGCACGTTGCTTTTATGCTTTAGAGCAAGAAAGAGCAGATAGAAAACGTTATCCAGCAGTAAATCCCATTGATTCTTATTCTAAATATATAGAGTATCCAGAATTCCGAAAATATATTTCGAAAAAAATCAATGATAAATGGATCGGTAAGGTTGATGAAATAAAGAATCGTTTGCAGCGAGGAAAAGAAATTTCAGAGCAAATTAATATCCTTGGTGATGATGGAGTGCCTGCTGAATATCATGTAGTTTTCTGGAAATCTGAACTTATAGACTTTGTGATTCTTCAGCAAGATGCTTTTGATGAGGTTGATGCTGTGACTTCGCTAGAACGTCAAGAGTCTATTTTGGATATGATTATAGATATATGTCATACAGAATTCAACTTTGATACATTCTCTGAAGTGATGGATTATTTTAAACGTATGATTAATATATGTAAGCAGATGAATTATGCTAAGTTTAAATCAGACGATTACTATAAATTCCAAAAAGAGTTAGAAGAATTAATTGCTGAACGTAAAGTAGCAGAACATAAATAA
- a CDS encoding V-type ATPase 116 kDa subunit (COGs: COG1269 H+-ATPase subunit I~InterPro IPR002490~KEGG: bfr:BF2729 V-type ATP synthase subunit I~PFAM: ATPase, V0/A0 complex, 116kDa subunit~SPTR: Putative uncharacterized protein;~IMG reference gene:2504106575~PFAM: V-type ATPase 116kDa subunit family): MITKMKKLTFLVYYKEYEAFLQSLRDAGVVHIEELERGKVDDPELHEKLSLSRRITDAIKRLSRLGVEPAKKQTDLHGAEVLQKLENLEKKLLDLRQEAVNQDKLMETLSPWGNFEPEDIQKLKSANLEINFFICIESNFNEEWIEKYNAVVISKVGSKVHFITLTPPGEQLYLNAEIVKLPPYSLSTVNEAYCKARDTAMAIEEEIAEIAKTGIVSLNKYLKEIQSSIEFSKVVLNTQSSVEDKLMVLQGWIPKAEAESLTKELDKTNAYYDISDPKPGDNVPIRLANKGLFAWFEPIVKLYMLPKYNELDLTPYFAPFFMIFFGLCLGDSGYGLFLLLGATLYKMFAKNISSTMKPIMSLIQVLGASTFFCGLLTGGFFGVSLYDLDYPFVQKLKSIVFLDNNQMFALALILGVIQILFGMILKAVNEAIQFGFKYAMGTIGWVVFLSYTFLLAGFPALGEIGSLPHLIVSGICGVFIFLFNSPDKNIFVNIGLGFWDTYNMATGLLGDILSYVRLFALGLSGGILASVFNSLAEGMSPDNIIFGPIVMVLIFVVGHAINIFMNVLGAMVHPMRLTFVEFFKNSGYEGGGQEYRPFKNIK, encoded by the coding sequence ATGATTACCAAAATGAAAAAGCTAACATTCTTAGTTTATTATAAGGAATATGAAGCATTTCTACAATCCCTTCGTGATGCTGGAGTTGTTCATATTGAAGAGTTAGAAAGAGGAAAAGTTGATGATCCAGAATTACATGAAAAGCTTTCTTTATCAAGACGTATTACTGATGCTATTAAGAGATTAAGTCGTTTAGGCGTTGAGCCAGCTAAGAAACAAACAGACTTGCATGGAGCAGAAGTTTTACAGAAGTTAGAAAATCTAGAAAAAAAGTTGTTAGACCTAAGACAAGAAGCCGTTAATCAAGATAAATTGATGGAAACGCTTTCTCCATGGGGCAACTTTGAACCTGAAGATATACAAAAACTAAAAAGTGCAAACTTAGAAATAAACTTTTTTATCTGTATAGAAAGTAACTTTAATGAAGAATGGATTGAAAAGTATAATGCAGTTGTGATAAGTAAAGTGGGTTCTAAAGTTCACTTTATTACATTAACTCCTCCAGGGGAGCAATTGTATTTGAATGCAGAAATAGTAAAACTACCTCCTTATTCATTGAGTACTGTAAATGAGGCTTATTGTAAAGCCCGAGATACAGCAATGGCTATAGAAGAAGAAATTGCTGAAATAGCTAAAACGGGCATAGTAAGCTTAAATAAATATTTAAAAGAGATACAAAGTAGCATTGAATTTTCAAAAGTTGTTTTAAATACTCAATCTTCGGTTGAAGATAAACTAATGGTTTTGCAGGGATGGATCCCTAAAGCCGAAGCTGAAAGTTTGACAAAAGAACTTGACAAAACGAATGCATATTATGATATATCCGATCCAAAACCTGGAGATAATGTTCCTATTCGTTTAGCGAATAAAGGGCTATTTGCATGGTTTGAACCTATCGTTAAACTCTATATGCTACCTAAGTATAATGAGTTGGATTTAACACCTTATTTTGCTCCTTTCTTTATGATATTTTTTGGTCTTTGTCTTGGTGATTCTGGGTATGGACTATTCTTGCTGTTAGGAGCTACACTTTATAAGATGTTTGCTAAAAACATAAGTTCGACAATGAAGCCTATCATGTCTTTGATTCAAGTCTTGGGAGCATCAACGTTCTTTTGTGGATTATTGACAGGTGGTTTCTTTGGTGTGAGCTTATACGATTTAGACTATCCATTTGTGCAGAAGCTAAAATCAATAGTGTTTTTAGATAACAACCAAATGTTTGCTTTAGCATTAATATTAGGGGTAATACAAATATTATTTGGAATGATCCTTAAGGCTGTTAATGAAGCTATCCAATTTGGCTTTAAATATGCTATGGGTACAATAGGTTGGGTGGTATTCTTAAGCTATACTTTCTTATTAGCAGGATTCCCTGCTTTAGGAGAAATAGGAAGCTTACCACACCTAATTGTGTCAGGTATCTGTGGAGTATTCATATTTCTATTCAATAGTCCTGATAAGAATATTTTTGTAAATATCGGATTAGGATTCTGGGATACATACAATATGGCTACTGGTCTTTTAGGAGATATTTTATCTTATGTCCGATTATTTGCATTGGGTTTATCTGGAGGAATATTAGCTAGTGTATTTAATAGCTTAGCTGAAGGAATGAGTCCCGACAATATAATATTTGGACCAATAGTAATGGTGCTAATCTTTGTGGTTGGTCATGCTATCAATATATTTATGAATGTACTTGGAGCGATGGTTCACCCTATGCGTTTGACGTTTGTTGAATTCTTCAAAAACTCAGGCTATGAAGGTGGTGGACAAGAGTACAGACCTTTTAAAAATATTAAATAA
- a CDS encoding peptidase C11 clostripain (InterPro IPR005077~KEGG: bfr:BF2740 clostripain-related protein~PFAM: Peptidase C11, clostripain~SPTR: Putative uncharacterized protein;~IMG reference gene:2504106564~PFAM: Clostripain family), translated as MKVRFRNLICFVAALFFLLACSDSDEKVEIPPKSADRTVLVYMAASNSLLSFSRDDIEEIEEGFLSLADHSTCNLLLYLEQGKETNPINNAYERVQPSLMRLTLNKGKLTWVEVKKYPAQLSTDYKVMGEVFRDAFTLFPAEKKGLILWSHADGWIPSKGYKPETRWFGEDKLNGVSHYTEILDLKKALDKAPFLDFILFDACLMQSVEVAYEFRQNTHYMLGSPMEIPGPGAPYQEVVPVLYSKKKDIAQDVADAYYGFYEQTYSGHSHGNDPWYGGVSMTVLDLTKVEHFFQETKSLLHNNELDYLSLDSKDVFYYDFREISEIYYRDVLGLMKKNFNSNLTSAWLSSYNGLIPYYKTTKTNYSGVIGQDVSMQGSHGVSMYVPVKSKKYDIVNEYYSQMSWYRDMVKE; from the coding sequence ATGAAAGTTAGATTTAGAAATTTAATATGCTTTGTAGCTGCTCTCTTTTTCTTGTTGGCTTGTAGTGATAGCGATGAGAAAGTGGAGATTCCACCTAAAAGTGCGGATCGCACCGTGTTGGTGTATATGGCTGCCTCAAATAGTTTACTATCTTTTTCTAGGGATGATATAGAAGAAATAGAAGAAGGTTTCCTTTCGTTGGCAGATCATTCTACTTGTAATTTGCTACTTTACCTTGAACAGGGAAAAGAAACTAATCCTATTAATAATGCCTATGAAAGAGTTCAGCCTAGCTTGATGAGGCTTACTCTTAATAAAGGAAAGCTGACGTGGGTAGAGGTAAAAAAATACCCAGCTCAACTCTCAACTGATTATAAAGTAATGGGAGAGGTGTTTCGTGATGCTTTTACATTATTTCCTGCAGAAAAGAAAGGTTTGATACTATGGTCTCATGCAGATGGCTGGATACCTTCAAAAGGATATAAACCCGAGACCAGGTGGTTTGGAGAAGATAAACTGAATGGGGTATCTCATTATACAGAAATACTAGATTTAAAAAAAGCGTTAGATAAAGCGCCCTTTTTAGATTTTATCTTGTTTGATGCTTGTTTGATGCAATCTGTAGAGGTGGCTTATGAGTTTAGGCAAAACACTCACTATATGTTAGGTTCTCCTATGGAAATACCTGGTCCAGGTGCACCTTATCAAGAAGTAGTTCCTGTTTTATATAGTAAAAAGAAAGATATTGCTCAAGATGTAGCTGATGCTTATTACGGGTTTTATGAGCAAACATATTCGGGGCATAGCCATGGTAATGATCCTTGGTATGGTGGTGTGTCAATGACTGTATTGGACTTAACTAAAGTTGAGCACTTTTTTCAGGAGACAAAATCACTATTACATAATAATGAGTTAGATTATTTGAGCTTAGATTCAAAAGATGTATTTTACTATGATTTTCGTGAAATTTCCGAAATCTACTATAGAGATGTTTTAGGCTTGATGAAGAAAAACTTCAACTCTAATTTAACGTCTGCGTGGTTGTCTAGTTATAATGGCTTGATACCTTACTATAAAACGACAAAAACTAATTATAGTGGAGTGATTGGCCAAGATGTTAGTATGCAAGGATCTCATGGAGTTTCTATGTATGTACCGGTCAAATCAAAAAAATATGATATTGTCAATGAGTATTATAGTCAGATGTCTTGGTATAGAGATATGGTAAAGGAATAG
- a CDS encoding V-type ATPase, D subunit (COGs: COG1394 H+-ATPase subunit D~InterPro IPR002699~KEGG: bvu:BVU_3563 V-type ATP synthase subunit D~PFAM: ATPase, V1/A1 complex, subunit D~SPTR: V-type ATPase, D subunit;~TIGRFAM: ATPase, V1/A1 complex, subunit D~IMG reference gene:2504106574~PFAM: ATP synthase subunit D), giving the protein MAIKFQYNKTSYQQLEKQLRMRQRTLPIIKSKESALRMEVKRCKEEAKKLAVELEQQIQNYEAMFALWKEFDGSLISVKDVHLGVKKIAGVRIPLLEHVDFEIRPYSFFNAPKWYFDGIQLLKELAQAAIEQEFVLAKLNLLEHARKKTTQKVNLFEKVQIPGYEDALLKIKRFMEDEENLSKSSQKILKSIQEKRRKEDAEV; this is encoded by the coding sequence ATGGCTATAAAATTTCAATACAATAAAACCTCATATCAGCAATTGGAGAAACAACTCCGAATGCGTCAACGTACACTCCCTATTATAAAAAGTAAGGAGAGTGCATTACGTATGGAGGTGAAGCGTTGTAAAGAAGAAGCTAAGAAACTCGCGGTTGAGTTAGAACAGCAGATTCAGAATTATGAGGCCATGTTCGCACTTTGGAAAGAATTTGATGGTTCATTGATAAGTGTAAAGGATGTTCATTTAGGAGTTAAAAAGATAGCAGGAGTTCGAATTCCTTTGCTTGAGCATGTTGACTTTGAAATACGTCCTTATAGCTTTTTTAATGCACCCAAATGGTACTTTGATGGAATTCAATTATTAAAAGAACTTGCACAAGCAGCTATTGAGCAAGAGTTTGTGTTGGCTAAGTTGAATTTATTAGAGCATGCACGTAAGAAGACAACTCAAAAAGTAAACCTCTTTGAGAAGGTGCAGATTCCAGGGTATGAGGATGCTTTATTAAAAATAAAACGCTTTATGGAGGATGAGGAAAATCTTTCAAAATCTTCACAGAAGATTCTGAAATCAATTCAAGAAAAACGAAGAAAGGAGGATGCTGAAGTATGA